The following proteins are co-located in the Scomber scombrus chromosome 2, fScoSco1.1, whole genome shotgun sequence genome:
- the rasd2b gene encoding dexamethasone-induced Ras-related protein 1 has protein sequence MEMSRMSTSAHSSTIRTSIPHQLSCSKPDGPQFHGNRDGQCAGSSKVLLAYKNASQHLSSSGIKAGLGIIKMATSQWKQDKKTRSGATVRQMTTANSSNTCKRSPLDQLAALVLHGQTRQRQVVQEHRQDPLHSTKPQNCKRIVVLGAPRVGKTSILRRYLRDGFVEEYNPTSEDFLRKLFRIRGETYQIDILDASRERDFPAKRRLSILTGDIFLLVFSLDDRGSFEELCALRTEILAAKSKLTKSSMPDQCAQLQVPLVVCANKVDLLESEREISQAEVLQVLGDNCAYFETSAKESTNLDRVFETLAKRGGLPTETGPSQHRKVSLRSYQAIRTGRVLGMGSQTPGRDDACGALYPLARRPSFSTDLRQVIGPQTARKSGKALEKCQIQ, from the exons ATGGAAATGAGCCGCATGTCCACCAGCGCACACAGCTCCACCATCCGCACTTCCATTCCGCACCAGCTCAGCTGCTCCAAGCCAGATGGCCCCCAGTTTCATGGAAATAGGGACGGGCAGTGCGCCGGCTCCTCCAAGGTCTTACTTGCATACAAAAACGCATCGCAGCACCTGAGTTCGTCAGGAATTAAAGCGGGGTTGGGGATAATTAAAATGGCCACGTCTCAGTGGAAACAAGACAAGAAGACGCGATCCGGGGCAACCGTGAGGCAAATGACAACTGCCAACAGCAGCAATACTTGCAAGAGATCCCCACTGGATCAGCTGGCAGCTCTGGTTCTGCACGGCCAAACCCGGCAACGCCAAGTTGTCCAAGAGCACCGACAAGACCCGCTGCACTCCACCAAACCGCAGAACTGTAAGCGCATCGTGGTTCTTGGTGCGCCACGGGTCGGCAAGACCTCCATCCTAAGAAGATATCTTCGGGATGGATTTGTGGAGGAGTACAATCCCACCTCCGAGGATTTCCTCAGGAAACTCTTTCGTATCCGAGGGGAGACATACCAAATTGACATCCTGGACGCGTCCAGGGAAAGGGACTTTCCAGCCAAGCGGCGACTGTCCATCCTTACTG gggACATTTTTCTTCTAGTGTTCAGTCTGGACGACCGGGGCTCTTTCGAAGAGTTGTGCGCACTACGAACGGAGATTCTGGCTGCTAAATCCAAGCTCACCAAATCCTCCATGCCGGATCAGTGCGCACAGCTGCAGGTGCCCCTGGTGGTCTGCGCCAACAAGGTGGATCTCCTGGAGTCCGAGAGAGAAATATCTCAGGCTGAAGTGCTCCAAGTGCTCGGTGATAACTGTGCGTATTTTGAAACGTCAGCAAAGGAGAGCACTAATCTGGACAGAGTCTTCGAGACTTTAGCAAAGCGAGGTGGGCTTCCGACTGAAACTGGCCCGTCTCAGCACCGCAAAGTATCCCTCCGGTCATACCAGGCAATACGGACAGGCCGTGTGCTGGGGATGGGCAGCCAGACGCCTGGGCGAGATGATGCCTGTGGGGCCTTGTACCCACTGGCCCGTAGGCCGAGTTTTAGCACGGATCTCCGACAAGTAATTGGGCCACAAACTGCACGAAAGAGCGGCAAAGCACTGGAGAAATGTCAGATTCAGTGA